One region of Parambassis ranga chromosome 21, fParRan2.1, whole genome shotgun sequence genomic DNA includes:
- the cnmd gene encoding leukocyte cell-derived chemotaxin 1 has translation MNKAQSAAHGSCYFKHCRPPGQSTPTSARVRHLLRFGAAALIVGAVIMFCVSMAALYLWKISDKNVCNVRYSMNINGEVRQGSMEIDSDNNLERFKTGSGAEEAVEIHDFQIGITGIRFFGGDKCYIKSQIKANLPHMGAHNKETLMFDLTDELMPVRFDEELLIWVAAEQPLTDTGFLSKKILDLCGELPIYQLQPVYSRDGERKKRDVQQAKRQFNMEQSEAAAEERDPVSHTEHDTSRGAEEEEEEAAQSATGSAYNPENPYHRSGGAREEGAMTFDTMLDHQGICCSECQRSYTHCQRVCEPLRGYWPWPYNYRGCQVACRVIMPCRWWVARIFGLV, from the exons ATGAATAAAGCCCAAAGTGCAGCTCATGGATCCTGCTATTTTAAACACTGCAGGCCACCG GGACAAAGCACACCTACCTCTGCTAGAGTCAGGCATCTCCTGAGATTTGGGGCTGCAGCTCTCATTGTCGGTGCAGTGATAATGTTCTGTGTGTCCATGGCTGCTCTGTACCTGTGGAAAATCAGTGATAAAAAT GTTTGTAATGTTCGTTACAGCATGAACATCAATGGGGAGGTGAGGCAGGGCTCCATGGAAATTGATTCTGACAACAATCTGGAGAGATTTAAAACCGGCAGTGGAGCCGAGGAAGCTGTGGAGATTCATGACTTTCAAATT GGAATAACTGGAATCCGCTTCTTTGGAGGAGACAAGTGCTATATAAAATCCCAAATCAAAGCAAACCTGCCACACATGGGAGCTCACAACAAAGAGACGCTGATGTTTGACCTG aCAGATGAATTAATGCCTGTGAGGTTCGATGAGGAGCTCCTTATATGGGTTGCTGCAGAACAGCCGCTGACGGACACCGGATTTCTGAGCAAGAAAATTCTGGATCTTTGTGGGGAACTTCCCATTTACCAGCTCCAACCTGTGTATTCTAGAG ATggggagaggaaaaagagagacgTGCAGCAGGCCAAACGGCAGTTTAACATGGAGCAGTCTGAGGCAGCTGCTGAGGAGAGGGACCCGGTGAGTCACACAGAGCACGACACCTCCAGAGGagcggaagaagaagaagaagaggcggCACAGTCGGCTACGGGGTCAGCGTACAATCCCGAAAACCCATATCAT CGCAGCGGAGGGGCAAGAGAGGAAGGCGCCATGACCTTTGACACCATGTTGGACCACCAGGGGATCTGCTGCTCTGAATGCCAACGCAGCTACACTCACTGTCAGAGAGTCTGCGAGCCTCTGCGTGGCTACTGGCCTTGGCCCTATAACTACAGAGGGTGCCAGGTAGCTTGTCGAGTCATTATGCCATGTCGCTGGTGGGTGGCACGCATTTTTGGTCTTGTgtaa